In Alcaligenes faecalis, the sequence CACGATGCGCTGGCCAAGGTGGGTTTTTTGCCCGAGGCTTTGGTGGGGCGTGATTGGTCCAGTGGAGAGGAAAGCTTCCGTATCCCTTTAAAGAGCGATTGCCCGACGCTGTATGGGGCGGAGTTCTTTCACGTGCATCGTGCGGACCTGCATCATTTGTTGACCGAGCTTCTGGGTACAACAAAGGTCACCTTTAACACGCAGTGCACCGGGGTGTCGCAGCAAGATGGCAAGGCGGTGGCACATTTTGCTGACGGATCTAGTTTTGAGGCCGATCTGATCGTGGGTGCTGATGGAGTGCGTTCAGAGGTACGTCGCTCCATTTTTGGAGAGGAAGAACCCAAGTTCACCGGCAATATGTGCTACCGGGCAGTCGTGCCTTTTGACCAGATGCCTGATTTTGTCGCACCCGAATCTTCTTTCTGGCTGGGTCCTAAAAGCCATGTGGTGACCTATTACGTGAATGGCGGCAAGGCTGTGAATATTGTGGCGGTGAATGAAACAGCCAACTGGGTGGAAGAGTCCTGGAATGCGCGTAGCACCCAGCAGGAAATGCTGCAGGACTTCAAGGATTGGCACCCCAATATCGTCAAGCTGTTCGAGCGCGTGACGGATGTCTATCGTTGGGGTTTGTTCGATCGTGACCCTATGACCAAATGGTCGGCAGGCCGTGTGACCTTGCTGGGCGATGCGGCACATCCGATGCTGCCCTTCCTGTCACAGGGCGCGGCAATGGCCATCGAGGACGCCTACGTGTTGGCGGTTGCTCTGGCTGCTTTGCCGGATGACCTGGACACAGCCTTGTCGCTTTATGAAGCAGAGCGCTTGCCACGTACCAGCCGTGTGCAGCTGGAAGCGCGTGAGCGTGGCCGCACCTATCACCTGTCCGATAGCGAAGCCAAGGCCAAGCGAGATGCCGAATACCGTGAGCAGCAGAAGAAAAACCCGCACGCGGGTGGTATCAAGACGGACTGGGTTTATTCATATAATGCTACTGACTTTCAGCCGAAAGCATTACAGGTTTAATGGGTAGGGCCGGGGGAAGCGTCTTGTTGTCGATACGTCAGTATGTTGAGAACCAGATTCACATCATTACCGGCCTGCAAGGCAGCCCGGTAGACTTTACGACGCCTGCGGGTGACCCCGGTTTGTTTGGCCCACAGTCCGCTGTTTGGGAAGTGCATGCAGACTTCACCTCCATGATGTTGGGGGGGATTTCTGCATTGTGCTTGCAGATGCTGGACCCGAAGGTACTGGCCGGGGTCTGGGATCACTCCCGCTTTCGCCAGGATATGCAGGGTCGCTTGAGCCGAACGGCACAGTTCATCTCGGCAGTCAGCTATGCAGGCACGGAGCAGGCCGAGCGTTGCATTGATCAGGTACGGCGGGTGCACGAGCACATCCATGGGCATTTGCCGGATGGTACGCCTTACGATGCCAATGACCCGGAATTGCTGCGCTGGGTGCATCACACGCAGGCCTACTGTTTTCTGCAATCCCATATGCGCTGGCGTAATGCCAGGCTGGCGCCGGAGCAGCAGGATCGCTATGTCGCGCAATATTCGAAGGTTGCAGTATTGCTGGGTGCGGATAGCCTGGTCATGGATGCGGCAAGCTTGAGGGAGTTGTTTGCCCAGGCCGGTCCGCAATTACGGGTTGATGCGCGAACCCAGGAAGTGGCTACAATTTTAATGTCTTCACATACCCTGTTTAAGGGGCCCAAGGCTTGGGTTGCCAGGGTGTTCCTGTTAGCGGCATTGGATATGTTGCCAGAGTGGGCTCAACGCTGTTTTGAGCATCGCCCCAGCACGGCATCCATGTGGTGGCGTCGCAAGGTGGTGAACAGCGTTGCGTGCGTCTTGCGTTGGGCCACACGTAACGGCTCCGTGCATCGGGCACGGCGTCGCGTCGCCAATCTGGCTTAGCTGGTAGATAAGAATGAATCAAATTTTGAGGCAAATATGGGCCGTGTAACTTTGTCGTCGGATAGCTCCTGGGTCAAGCGGGATAAGCCTGGACGCCCGGAAGGGGTAGGTGACAACACGTCAGAGCGAATTCTGGACGCCGCCGAGGAAGAGTTTTCCGAGACTGGCTATGCCGGGACCACATTGCGCGTCATCGCTCAAAAGGCGGCTGTGACCCAAGCCTTGATTAACTACTACTTCGGTTCCAAATACGGCCTGTTTGAGGCCGTGTTCATCCGCCGAGGCAAAACCATTTCCGATGAGCGTCTACGACGCTTGCATGCCTTGCGCGATCAGGATGGCAAGGTCCTGGTCGATGATGTGGTGCGCGCTTTTCTGGCACCCACGATTGCCTTGCGCGAGACACCCGGAGGCCGACGCTTCTTGCGACTGCAAGCACGTTTGCACACCGAGCCAGCCGAGATTTCCTACAAACTGCGTAATGAAGCCTACGACGGCTCAACACGCGCGTACGTACAGATCCTGGAAGAAATACTGCCCGAGTTGCAGGCCAAGGACGTGTACTGGCGTGTAGTCCTGATGATCGGGGCCTATATGTATGCCTTCTCCGATACACACCGCCTGGAAGAGCTGGCGCCAGGTATCTGTGACCCCAACAATACTGACGAGATTCTTGAGCAGATCATTGCCTTTGTCTCTGCCGGTTTGCTGGCTGCGCCGGTGGTCTTGCCTGGCAAGGCTTGAACCAGGCGTTTTCGTTTATTTAACCGGCGTACACAACTCCACCACAACACGCTCTGGCGTCTGTACATAAGACACCATCTGCCCCCACGGCTTGTTCTGTGGTGGTGCCAGTTCCGTGCCGCCTTCTGCCAGCGCCTTGGCATGAGCTGCAGGCACATCGTCGCAGACCAGGGCGATTTCAATGGCCAGTGGCACGTCTGATGCGTGAGCCGACAAATGCCCTTTGGGGTAGTTCATGTAGGCCAGCATTTCCGCTGCAAAGGCCAAGGTGGTTTGGCCGGTTTCCAGTTCACCGTACAAGCCGGTTTCATGCAGCATCTTGGTGGACAATCCAAATGCACGGTTGAAGTAGCCCAGTGCCTGGCCGACGTCGGGAACGTAGATGATGGTGTAGCCAAATTTCATGGTGGGACTCGGTAGGAAAATGCAGGGCCAGTGCAAAAAAAAATCGGCCCCCCGATTGTAGAGTGGGGGGCCGATCTTTTTACGGCTTTACAAGCCGGGTCAGGGTTTAAAGCTGACCGCGTTTTGTCAGTTCTGCTTTCACACCCGCACCGTAAGCAGGGTCTGCCTTGGTGAAGTGGCCCAGCTGACGTTCGATGATTTCCTTGGGAACACCGGCCATGGCGTCGGCAATATTGCTGAACAGACGCTGCTTTTCCTCGTCGTTGAACAGGCGGAACAGATTGCCGGGCTGCGAGTAGTAATCATCATCTACACGGTGATCCCAGTGATCTGCCGGCTGGCCGTCCAGCGCCAGAGGCGGTTCGCTGCGGGGAGCCTGTTGCCATTCACCCTGGCTGTTGGGCTCGTAGTTCAGCGTGCCGCCGTTATTGTCGCCAGTACGCATGGCGCCATCGCGGTGGTAGCTGTGGAATGGGCAACGCGGTGCGTTCACCGGCAGCAGGCCGTGGTTCACGCCCAGACGGTAGCGCTGGGTGTCGCCGTAGGAAAAGATACGGCCTTGCAGCATGCGGTCGGGCGAGTGGCCAATACCAGGCACCAGGTTGGCAGGCGTAAAGGCAGCTTGCTCCACTTGGGCGAAGTAGTTGGTGGGGTTCTCGTTCAGTTCCAGCATGCCCACATCGATCAATGGGAAGTCGCCATGTGGCCAGACCTTGGTCACGTCAAAGGGGTTGATGTGATAGGTGCGAGCCTGCTCTTCGGTCATGATCTGGATGCGCAGCGCCCAGCGTGGGAAGTTGCCCTTTTCAATGTTCTCGTACAGATCGCGCTGCGAGCTTTCGCGGTCCTGGCCTACGACTTTGGCGGCTTCTTCGTTGGTGTAGTTGGCAATGCCTTGCTGGGATTTGAAGTGGAACTTCACCCAGTGGCGCTGGCCCTTGTCGTTGATCAGGCTGTAGGTGTGCGAACCAAAGCCGTGCTGCTGGCGCAGGTTACAGGGCAAACCGCGGTCGCTCATCAGGATGGTGACCTGGTGCAGGGATTCGGGCGACAGGGACCAGAAATCCCAGGCGGCGCTCATGTTGCGCAGGTGGCTGCGAGGGTCGCGTTTCTGTGTGTGGATGAAGTCGGGGAACTTCAGTGGATCCCGTATAAAGAAGACAGGAGTGTTATTGCCCACGAGGTCCCAGTTTCCGTCTTCTGTATAGAATTTGAGGGCAAATCCTCGAACGTCGCGTTCTGCATCGGCGGCTCCTGCTTCACCAGCTACGGTGGAAAAACGTAAGAAAACGGGGGTCTTGCTGCCTGGCTTGAAGACCTTGGCCATGCTGT encodes:
- a CDS encoding TetR/AcrR family transcriptional regulator, which gives rise to MGRVTLSSDSSWVKRDKPGRPEGVGDNTSERILDAAEEEFSETGYAGTTLRVIAQKAAVTQALINYYFGSKYGLFEAVFIRRGKTISDERLRRLHALRDQDGKVLVDDVVRAFLAPTIALRETPGGRRFLRLQARLHTEPAEISYKLRNEAYDGSTRAYVQILEEILPELQAKDVYWRVVLMIGAYMYAFSDTHRLEELAPGICDPNNTDEILEQIIAFVSAGLLAAPVVLPGKA
- a CDS encoding oxygenase MpaB family protein, producing the protein MLSIRQYVENQIHIITGLQGSPVDFTTPAGDPGLFGPQSAVWEVHADFTSMMLGGISALCLQMLDPKVLAGVWDHSRFRQDMQGRLSRTAQFISAVSYAGTEQAERCIDQVRRVHEHIHGHLPDGTPYDANDPELLRWVHHTQAYCFLQSHMRWRNARLAPEQQDRYVAQYSKVAVLLGADSLVMDAASLRELFAQAGPQLRVDARTQEVATILMSSHTLFKGPKAWVARVFLLAALDMLPEWAQRCFEHRPSTASMWWRRKVVNSVACVLRWATRNGSVHRARRRVANLA
- a CDS encoding catalase; this encodes MSNKTLTTAAGRPVEENQNSMTAGPRGPVLMQDYWLLEKLAHFDRERIPERVVHAKGSGAFGTFTVTHDISQYSMAKVFKPGSKTPVFLRFSTVAGEAGAADAERDVRGFALKFYTEDGNWDLVGNNTPVFFIRDPLKFPDFIHTQKRDPRSHLRNMSAAWDFWSLSPESLHQVTILMSDRGLPCNLRQQHGFGSHTYSLINDKGQRHWVKFHFKSQQGIANYTNEEAAKVVGQDRESSQRDLYENIEKGNFPRWALRIQIMTEEQARTYHINPFDVTKVWPHGDFPLIDVGMLELNENPTNYFAQVEQAAFTPANLVPGIGHSPDRMLQGRIFSYGDTQRYRLGVNHGLLPVNAPRCPFHSYHRDGAMRTGDNNGGTLNYEPNSQGEWQQAPRSEPPLALDGQPADHWDHRVDDDYYSQPGNLFRLFNDEEKQRLFSNIADAMAGVPKEIIERQLGHFTKADPAYGAGVKAELTKRGQL
- a CDS encoding VOC family protein; the protein is MKFGYTIIYVPDVGQALGYFNRAFGLSTKMLHETGLYGELETGQTTLAFAAEMLAYMNYPKGHLSAHASDVPLAIEIALVCDDVPAAHAKALAEGGTELAPPQNKPWGQMVSYVQTPERVVVELCTPVK
- a CDS encoding FAD-dependent monooxygenase — translated: MKKTLKVGVIGGGIGGVTLAAALEQRGIEVHLFERAAAFGEVGAGIQMTPNAVKVLNALGAHDALAKVGFLPEALVGRDWSSGEESFRIPLKSDCPTLYGAEFFHVHRADLHHLLTELLGTTKVTFNTQCTGVSQQDGKAVAHFADGSSFEADLIVGADGVRSEVRRSIFGEEEPKFTGNMCYRAVVPFDQMPDFVAPESSFWLGPKSHVVTYYVNGGKAVNIVAVNETANWVEESWNARSTQQEMLQDFKDWHPNIVKLFERVTDVYRWGLFDRDPMTKWSAGRVTLLGDAAHPMLPFLSQGAAMAIEDAYVLAVALAALPDDLDTALSLYEAERLPRTSRVQLEARERGRTYHLSDSEAKAKRDAEYREQQKKNPHAGGIKTDWVYSYNATDFQPKALQV